A genomic segment from Ramlibacter agri encodes:
- a CDS encoding PAS-domain containing protein — MSAVPLPPSDDLEHRRLARLRMLRLLDTRPEPVFDALVRIAAAVCGTPIALISLLDEDRQWFKANTGLDGVEETPRSLAFCDHAIRSDAVMEVQDATRDARFEANPLVTGAPHIRFYAGAPITMPTGERIGTLCVIDRQPGALHPEQLAALRDLAAVARWAMLQRERLGVQETRELREAHDLLTDVVQALPCGLAVYGPDGRLSAHNHLFQRQLELPQDLLDTQPPFEDIVRYQAQRGEYGPGDVEGQVARVAGYAHDGRQMQRVRPDGTALDIRSARLPDGGFVTTYLDVSSVKSAQRALRESEERQKRALDASRLALWELDIDSGWMYLSENWSQLLGGPATPTITTPQALAELVPAEEQASLRNALRDLLKGDADSYAVEHRVIRKDGSHAWIHSEGRVTLRGADGRALYATGTNQDVTARKLAELEHERAAALTRATIEAAAEGIAVIDADRKVILHNARLLQMWGFPPHVEGADALALARMVRAQVRDPAAFLERSEELHGSDVAQSQDLLELRDGRVFERCSRRIELGGRPGRVWTFRDITAQRAAEREVNAAKEAAEAANRAKSDFLDNVSHEIRTPLNGVLGLTRLLLAENLTPQQRQYVQLADASASSLLELINDLLDLGKIEAGRMELEDAPFRLDELLGQLDELYQLRAREKGLRFELEVAPDVPASVSGDAGRLRQILNNLLSNALKFTERGEFGLLVRRTDASRGSNLLRFTVYDTGIGIPYDKQQRLFTRFTQAERSTSRQYGGTGLGLAIVKQLCDQMGGGVLLQSEPGRGASFRVELPLRPARAPAAAGAAALPRQPAANRGARILVAEDNPTNQVVVRGLLAQAGYRDVTIVDDGQQAVDAALLEDYDLVLMDCRMPVLDGYAASMRLRAQGFTAPIVALTANAAAGERERCLAHGMNDYLAKPVDAARLAQVLGEWTLPGEAAAPARDQPAAAPAGPGFQRVQALDRLGGDEELLAVALASFREHAPKVLQAAREAFAGRQAEDLHRHLHSFAGSAGMVGADPLRERAKALELEAQSGRLDEAGAGLEGLAALLDEFLAASASW, encoded by the coding sequence ATGTCTGCCGTTCCGCTGCCGCCCTCCGATGACCTGGAACACCGCCGGCTCGCCCGGTTGAGGATGCTCCGCCTGCTCGACACCAGGCCGGAGCCGGTGTTCGACGCCCTCGTGCGCATTGCCGCCGCAGTGTGCGGCACGCCCATCGCCCTGATCAGCCTGCTGGACGAGGACCGGCAATGGTTCAAGGCCAATACCGGTCTCGACGGCGTCGAGGAGACGCCGCGCTCGCTGGCGTTCTGCGACCACGCGATCCGCAGCGACGCGGTGATGGAAGTCCAGGACGCCACCCGCGACGCCCGCTTCGAGGCCAACCCGCTGGTCACCGGCGCGCCGCACATCCGCTTCTACGCCGGCGCGCCGATCACCATGCCCACCGGCGAGCGCATCGGCACGCTGTGCGTGATCGACCGCCAGCCCGGCGCGCTGCACCCGGAGCAGCTGGCCGCCCTGCGCGACCTGGCCGCGGTCGCCCGCTGGGCCATGCTGCAGCGCGAGCGCCTGGGCGTGCAGGAAACGCGCGAGCTGCGCGAGGCGCACGACCTGCTGACCGACGTCGTGCAGGCGCTGCCCTGCGGGTTGGCGGTCTACGGCCCGGACGGCCGCCTGAGCGCGCACAACCACCTGTTCCAGCGCCAGCTGGAACTGCCGCAGGACCTGCTGGACACGCAACCGCCGTTCGAGGACATCGTCCGCTACCAGGCGCAGCGCGGCGAATACGGCCCCGGCGACGTCGAGGGGCAGGTGGCGCGCGTGGCAGGCTACGCGCACGACGGCCGGCAGATGCAGCGCGTGCGGCCCGATGGAACCGCGCTGGACATTCGTTCGGCGCGCCTGCCGGACGGCGGCTTCGTCACCACCTATCTCGACGTCTCCTCCGTCAAGAGTGCGCAGCGGGCGCTGCGCGAAAGCGAGGAGCGGCAGAAGCGCGCGCTCGACGCCTCGCGGCTGGCCCTGTGGGAACTGGACATCGACTCGGGCTGGATGTACCTGTCCGAGAACTGGTCGCAGCTGCTCGGGGGGCCGGCCACGCCCACCATCACCACGCCGCAGGCGCTGGCGGAGCTGGTGCCGGCGGAAGAACAGGCCAGCCTGCGCAACGCCTTGCGCGACCTGCTGAAGGGCGACGCGGACAGCTACGCCGTGGAGCACCGCGTCATCCGCAAGGACGGCAGCCACGCCTGGATCCACAGCGAAGGACGGGTGACGCTGCGCGGCGCCGACGGCCGCGCCCTGTACGCCACCGGCACCAACCAGGACGTGACGGCACGCAAGCTGGCGGAGCTGGAACACGAGCGCGCCGCCGCGCTGACGCGCGCCACCATCGAGGCCGCGGCCGAAGGCATCGCGGTGATCGACGCCGACCGCAAGGTGATCCTGCACAACGCGCGCCTGCTGCAGATGTGGGGCTTCCCGCCGCACGTGGAAGGCGCCGACGCGCTGGCGCTGGCGCGCATGGTGCGCGCGCAGGTCCGCGATCCCGCCGCCTTCCTGGAGCGCAGCGAGGAACTGCACGGCAGCGACGTGGCGCAGAGCCAGGACCTCCTGGAGCTGCGCGACGGCCGCGTGTTCGAACGCTGCAGCCGCCGCATCGAACTGGGCGGCCGGCCCGGGCGCGTGTGGACCTTCCGCGACATCACGGCGCAGCGCGCCGCCGAACGCGAGGTGAACGCCGCCAAGGAGGCCGCCGAGGCCGCCAACCGCGCCAAGAGCGATTTCCTGGACAACGTGAGCCACGAGATCCGCACGCCGCTCAATGGCGTGCTGGGGCTCACGCGGCTGCTGCTGGCGGAGAACCTGACGCCGCAGCAGCGGCAGTACGTGCAGCTGGCCGACGCCAGCGCGTCCTCGTTGCTGGAATTGATCAACGACCTGCTGGACCTGGGCAAGATCGAGGCCGGCCGCATGGAGCTGGAGGACGCGCCCTTCCGCCTCGACGAGTTGCTGGGGCAGCTGGACGAGCTGTACCAGCTGCGCGCGCGCGAGAAGGGCCTGCGCTTCGAGCTGGAGGTCGCGCCCGACGTGCCGGCCAGTGTCAGCGGCGACGCCGGGCGCCTGCGCCAGATCCTGAACAACCTGCTGTCCAACGCGCTGAAGTTCACCGAGCGCGGCGAGTTCGGCCTGCTGGTGCGGCGCACCGACGCCAGTCGCGGTAGCAACCTGCTGCGCTTCACCGTGTACGACACCGGCATCGGCATCCCCTACGACAAGCAGCAGCGCCTGTTCACCCGCTTCACGCAGGCCGAGCGCTCCACCAGCCGCCAGTACGGCGGCACCGGGCTGGGCCTGGCCATCGTCAAGCAGCTGTGCGACCAGATGGGCGGCGGCGTGCTGCTGCAAAGCGAGCCGGGCCGCGGCGCCTCCTTCCGCGTGGAGCTGCCGCTGCGGCCGGCGCGCGCGCCCGCTGCCGCCGGCGCAGCCGCGCTCCCGCGCCAGCCCGCCGCGAACCGCGGGGCCCGCATCCTGGTGGCCGAAGACAACCCGACGAACCAGGTGGTGGTGCGCGGGCTGCTGGCGCAAGCCGGCTACCGCGACGTCACCATCGTCGACGACGGCCAGCAGGCGGTGGACGCCGCGCTGCTGGAGGACTACGACCTGGTGCTGATGGACTGCCGCATGCCGGTGCTGGATGGCTATGCGGCCAGCATGCGGCTGCGCGCCCAGGGCTTCACCGCGCCCATCGTCGCCCTCACGGCCAATGCCGCGGCCGGTGAGCGCGAACGCTGCCTGGCCCACGGCATGAACGACTACCTGGCCAAGCCGGTGGACGCCGCGCGGCTGGCGCAGGTGCTGGGCGAGTGGACCTTGCCCGGCGAGGCGGCCGCCCCGGCGCGGGACCAGCCGGCCGCCGCGCCCGCGGGCCCCGGCTTCCAGCGCGTCCAGGCACTCGACCGCCTGGGCGGCGACGAGGAACTGCTGGCCGTGGCCCTGGCCTCCTTCCGGGAGCACGCGCCCAAGGTTCTGCAGGCAGCGCGCGAGGCCTTCGCCGGCCGCCAGGCCGAAGACCTGCACCGGCACCTGCATTCCTTCGCCGGTTCCGCCGGCATGGTCGGCGCCGACCCCCTGCGCGAGCGGGCCAAGGCGCTGGAGCTCGAGGCGCAGTCCGGGCGGCTGGACGAGGCTGGCGCCGGGCTGGAAGGCCTGGCTGCCCTGCTCGACGAATTCCTGGCGGCCTCCGCCAGCTGGTAG
- a CDS encoding PAS domain-containing hybrid sensor histidine kinase/response regulator: protein MNELDAPHHENTIEQRMQLLIEAVVDYGIFLLDPSGHVVSWNSGAEKLKGYTREEILGKHFSVFYPPEAVATGWPQEELRLAKLRGRFEDEGWRLRKDGTPFWANVVITALYGPAGELQGFAKITRDLTERRQHEEELRASEERFRLLVDSVRDYAIFMLDPDGIVQSWNSGAEAIHGYVASEIVGRHFRTFYAPQDAAARMPEIELKDARANGRVENEGWRVRKDGGLFWANVVVTAVYGASGSLLGYAKVTRDMSEQRRLEELEQSSRRMSEFLAMLAHELRNPLAPIRNAVTIMQLETLHSPVLRNCRDVIDRQLTHVTRLVDDLLDVGRLTTGKVKLRKELLKLADVIGRSVETARPFIAARRHTLDIQQPLEPVYLHGDSTRLAQVLQNLLVNAAKFTPEGGHITLGVTVQGGFVDIAVTDNGRGIAHENLENIFQLFMQADTAMSSPSESGLGIGLTLARSLTAMHGGTIEARSPGAGGGSTFIVRLPIAQDRPAPAADDEQGDDAGGLRVLVVDDNRDSADSATDVLRLLGNRVETAYEGKSSVALVRRFKPQVILLDLAMPGLDGYETRKLLLNEELAQDAYFVAMTGFGNEDDKRRTRAAGFDAHLTKPVELDALITLLTEARARQAGRPA, encoded by the coding sequence ATGAACGAGCTGGACGCCCCCCACCACGAGAACACGATCGAGCAGCGCATGCAGCTGCTGATCGAGGCGGTCGTCGACTACGGCATCTTCCTGCTCGACCCGTCCGGCCACGTCGTGTCCTGGAACAGCGGCGCCGAGAAGCTGAAGGGCTACACGCGCGAGGAGATCCTCGGCAAGCACTTCTCCGTCTTCTACCCACCCGAAGCCGTGGCCACCGGCTGGCCGCAGGAGGAACTGCGCCTGGCCAAGCTGCGCGGGCGCTTCGAGGACGAAGGCTGGCGCCTGCGCAAGGACGGCACGCCCTTCTGGGCCAACGTGGTCATCACCGCGCTGTACGGGCCCGCCGGCGAACTGCAGGGCTTCGCCAAGATCACGCGCGACCTCACCGAGCGCCGCCAGCACGAAGAGGAACTGCGCGCCAGCGAGGAACGCTTCCGCCTGCTGGTGGACAGCGTGCGCGACTACGCCATCTTCATGCTGGACCCGGACGGCATCGTCCAGAGCTGGAACTCCGGCGCCGAGGCCATCCACGGCTACGTGGCGAGCGAGATCGTCGGCCGCCACTTCCGCACCTTCTACGCGCCGCAGGACGCCGCTGCGCGCATGCCGGAAATCGAGCTGAAGGACGCCCGCGCGAACGGCCGCGTGGAAAACGAAGGCTGGCGCGTGCGCAAGGACGGCGGCCTGTTCTGGGCCAACGTGGTGGTGACGGCGGTGTACGGCGCGAGCGGCAGCCTGCTCGGTTACGCCAAGGTCACGCGCGACATGAGCGAACAGCGCCGGCTGGAGGAGCTGGAGCAGTCCAGCCGCCGCATGAGCGAGTTCCTCGCCATGCTGGCCCACGAGCTGCGCAACCCGCTGGCGCCGATCCGCAACGCGGTGACCATCATGCAGCTGGAGACGCTGCACAGCCCGGTGCTGCGCAACTGCCGCGACGTGATCGACCGCCAGCTCACGCACGTGACCCGGCTGGTCGACGACCTGCTGGACGTGGGGCGCCTCACCACCGGCAAGGTCAAGCTGCGCAAGGAGCTGCTGAAGCTGGCGGACGTCATCGGCCGCAGCGTCGAGACGGCGCGGCCCTTCATCGCCGCGCGCCGCCACACGCTGGACATCCAGCAGCCGCTGGAGCCGGTTTACCTGCACGGCGACTCCACCCGCCTGGCGCAGGTGCTGCAGAACCTGCTGGTGAACGCGGCCAAGTTCACGCCGGAAGGCGGCCACATCACCCTGGGGGTGACCGTGCAGGGCGGCTTCGTCGACATCGCCGTCACCGACAACGGCCGGGGCATCGCCCACGAGAACCTGGAGAACATCTTCCAGCTGTTCATGCAGGCGGACACGGCGATGTCCTCCCCCAGCGAAAGCGGGCTGGGCATCGGGCTCACTCTGGCGCGCTCCCTCACCGCAATGCACGGCGGCACCATCGAGGCGCGCAGCCCCGGGGCGGGCGGGGGCAGCACGTTCATCGTGCGGCTGCCCATCGCGCAGGACAGGCCGGCGCCGGCTGCGGACGACGAGCAGGGCGACGACGCCGGTGGCCTGCGCGTGCTGGTGGTGGACGACAACCGCGATTCGGCCGACAGCGCCACCGACGTGCTGCGCCTGCTGGGCAACCGGGTGGAAACCGCCTACGAAGGCAAATCGAGCGTGGCCCTCGTGCGGCGCTTCAAGCCGCAGGTGATCCTGCTGGACCTGGCCATGCCGGGCCTGGACGGCTACGAAACGCGCAAGCTGCTGCTGAACGAGGAGTTGGCGCAGGACGCCTACTTCGTCGCCATGACCGGCTTCGGCAACGAAGACGACAAGCGCCGCACGCGCGCGGCCGGCTTCGATGCGCACCTGACGAAGCCGGTGGAACTGGACGCGCTGATCACGCTGCTGACCGAAGCACGCGCGCGACAGGCCGGCCGGCCGGCATAA
- a CDS encoding TonB-dependent receptor plug domain-containing protein encodes MATRARKRWKAAAGWLALALLAAGAHAQQVAAAAGLAELSLEQLSDLPVTSVTGRPESLRTAPASVYVISSEDIRRSAATSLPEALRLAPNLQVARLNAGQYAISARGFNNSIANKLLVLVDGRVVYSAMFSGVFWDFHDLVLEDIDRIEVISGPGGTLWGANAVNGIINVITKPAGATQGTLVDATRSAHGGQEAARWGGKLGEAGRVRLYALAIDRDNTRHPNGTELDDAATKHQAGFRSDFTLPAGGLTVQGDIYRGGDDPASGAAPKLHDANLLARWESRLDNGGPYRLQAWYDLQARDEVTSFRNEAQVLDLEFTHEPLMAAGQQLLWGAGYRSGRVANDPSVLVAFMPEDRRLDWANVFAQYQRRFDRWQVTMGAKAERNTYTGVEFMPSVRAAYDHGGKATTWVALSRAVRAPSPIDRDFHFPGQAPYIINGGPDFNSEIANVLELGNRGQWGRDLSWSATLFRQQYRGLRAGTATLPALISNRIDGYVDGLEAWGQWQPAEIARFSLGYLGQRKNLHFADLPTDPTSIPNLGNDPAFQWTGRAQFDLPHRTELDLMARRVGGLPSPAVPAYTSIDLRLGWQATPRLELSLLAQNLLDERHVEFNATATASEFGRMVFLRAVLQL; translated from the coding sequence ATGGCAACGCGTGCTCGAAAACGCTGGAAGGCCGCCGCGGGCTGGCTGGCGCTCGCGCTGCTGGCCGCAGGCGCGCACGCGCAGCAGGTGGCCGCGGCCGCCGGCCTGGCGGAACTGAGCCTGGAGCAGCTCAGCGACCTGCCCGTCACCTCCGTGACGGGCCGGCCGGAAAGCCTGCGCACCGCGCCGGCTTCGGTGTATGTGATCTCCTCCGAAGACATCCGGCGTTCGGCGGCCACCAGCCTGCCGGAGGCGCTGCGCCTCGCGCCCAACCTGCAGGTGGCACGCCTGAACGCCGGCCAGTACGCGATCAGCGCGCGCGGCTTCAACAACTCGATCGCCAACAAGCTGCTGGTGCTGGTCGACGGCCGCGTCGTCTACTCCGCCATGTTCTCCGGCGTGTTCTGGGACTTCCACGACCTGGTGCTGGAGGACATCGACCGCATCGAGGTGATCAGCGGCCCGGGCGGCACGCTGTGGGGCGCCAACGCGGTCAACGGCATCATCAACGTGATCACCAAGCCGGCCGGCGCCACGCAGGGCACGCTGGTCGACGCGACGCGCTCGGCGCATGGCGGCCAGGAAGCGGCGCGCTGGGGCGGCAAGCTCGGCGAAGCAGGCCGTGTGCGCCTCTACGCGCTGGCCATCGACCGCGACAACACCAGGCACCCGAACGGCACCGAACTGGACGACGCGGCCACCAAGCACCAGGCCGGCTTCCGCTCGGACTTCACGCTGCCCGCGGGCGGCCTCACGGTGCAGGGCGACATCTACCGCGGCGGCGACGACCCGGCCAGCGGCGCGGCGCCCAAGCTGCACGACGCCAACCTGCTGGCCCGCTGGGAAAGCCGGCTGGACAACGGCGGCCCCTACCGCCTGCAGGCCTGGTACGACCTGCAGGCGCGCGACGAGGTCACCAGTTTCCGCAACGAAGCGCAGGTGCTGGACCTCGAGTTCACCCACGAGCCGCTGATGGCCGCCGGCCAGCAGCTGCTGTGGGGCGCCGGCTACCGCAGCGGACGCGTGGCCAACGACCCGAGCGTGCTGGTCGCGTTCATGCCCGAGGACCGCCGGCTGGACTGGGCCAATGTGTTCGCGCAATACCAGCGGCGCTTCGACCGCTGGCAGGTGACGATGGGCGCGAAGGCCGAGCGCAACACGTATACCGGCGTGGAGTTCATGCCCAGCGTGCGCGCCGCCTACGACCATGGCGGCAAGGCGACGACGTGGGTCGCGCTGTCGCGCGCGGTGCGCGCGCCCTCGCCGATCGACCGCGATTTCCACTTCCCCGGCCAGGCGCCTTACATCATCAATGGCGGACCGGACTTCAACTCCGAGATCGCCAACGTGCTGGAGCTGGGCAACCGCGGCCAGTGGGGGCGCGACCTGTCCTGGTCCGCTACGCTGTTCCGCCAGCAATACCGGGGCCTGCGCGCCGGGACCGCCACGCTGCCGGCCCTGATCTCCAATCGCATCGACGGTTACGTCGACGGCCTCGAAGCCTGGGGCCAATGGCAGCCCGCCGAGATCGCGCGCTTCAGCCTCGGCTACCTCGGCCAGCGCAAGAACCTGCATTTCGCCGACCTGCCCACCGACCCCACCTCGATCCCGAACCTGGGCAACGACCCGGCCTTCCAGTGGACCGGACGCGCGCAGTTCGACCTGCCGCACCGCACCGAGCTGGACCTGATGGCCCGGCGCGTCGGCGGCCTGCCCTCGCCTGCCGTGCCGGCCTACACCTCGATCGACCTGCGCCTGGGCTGGCAGGCCACGCCGCGCCTCGAGCTCTCGCTGCTCGCCCAGAACCTGCTGGACGAGCGGCACGTGGAGTTCAATGCCACCGCCACGGCCAGCGAGTTCGGCCGCATGGTCTTCCTGCGGGCGGTGTTGCAGCTATGA
- a CDS encoding YfiR family protein, producing the protein MNRRRACLLLVLPLGAGTVAGEFAPALGQPVGLAREAAVKAAFLYKFCSFVEYPAGVFRAPADPFVIAVYGDDGVASELEQITSGRTIDGHAIKVRRIYDGDILGTVHLLYAGGPRLGRAREIAAAARGPVLTVTDSPAAGSTGPVLYFSLEDGRVRFGASLTAAAARNLRLSSRLLTVALQVEGR; encoded by the coding sequence ATGAACCGCCGGCGCGCCTGCCTGCTCCTCGTGCTGCCGCTGGGCGCCGGCACGGTGGCGGGTGAATTCGCGCCCGCGCTGGGCCAGCCGGTCGGCCTGGCGCGCGAGGCCGCCGTGAAGGCCGCCTTCCTCTACAAGTTCTGCAGCTTCGTCGAGTACCCTGCCGGCGTGTTCCGCGCACCGGCCGATCCCTTCGTGATCGCCGTGTACGGCGACGACGGCGTCGCGTCGGAGCTGGAACAGATCACGAGCGGGCGCACGATCGACGGCCACGCGATCAAGGTGCGCCGCATCTACGACGGCGACATCCTCGGCACCGTCCACCTGCTGTATGCCGGCGGCCCGCGCCTGGGGCGCGCGCGCGAGATCGCAGCGGCTGCTCGCGGCCCGGTGCTGACCGTCACCGACAGCCCCGCGGCCGGCAGCACCGGCCCGGTGCTGTACTTCTCGCTGGAGGATGGGCGCGTGCGCTTCGGCGCTTCGCTCACGGCCGCGGCGGCCCGCAACCTGCGACTCAGCTCCAGGCTGCTGACGGTGGCACTGCAGGTGGAGGGGCGCTGA
- a CDS encoding ATP-binding protein, with translation MFGLAQVRTLQKKLDLILALTVGLALLLASGALLVVEAGKEWRGAKDSLAAQAEIVGLASEAALAFGDTKVGEQNLRVLQALPQVTAAALYDTQGRQFARFLAPGADATSLPPSAPPVGMQFGLQTASVVRPVLSNGEAIGRVYVAVRHGVLQEVAAYLGLLVFTVLVSMFGALLLARRLQHSLTDPIREVSGVARTVLEEGRFDVRARKRSADEVGQLVDAFNAMLDELGLRARVLQETNEALRSSDARYQLAVRGSSAGLWDWDIDGGAMFYSPRLRGTLGYSEDEFPDVPGSLAERMHPEDRPEVDAALQVHLDHDAPFQVQCRLRDHAGQWRWFMVAGMAARDDAGRAYRMAGSLIDISERKASELLLQQSNRAKDAFLATLAHELRNPLAPLRTGLQILKNPRAAPAMQQRTLGMMERQLTHMVRLIDDLLDISRINSGKIRLELAQASLRAALQTALELARPAIDAASHALQVELPDPDIALQGDETRLAQVFGNLLNNAARYTPAGGSIRVRAWREGEKACVEVRDNGVGIPPEMLERVFSLFTQVEGNTGRAAAGGLGIGLFLVRTLVEMHGGHVTATSEGKGLGATFTVRLPCLPPAAAPAPGHDSAPVVRAGEVATRVLVVDDNVDAAETLAVLLEMQGVQARQAHSGQAALERAREFQPDVVLLDIGLPDLDGYDVARRLRADTELAPLKLVALTGWGGEQDRERAREAGFDHHLTKPVDPALLEDLLRRLA, from the coding sequence ATGTTCGGCCTGGCGCAAGTGCGCACCCTGCAGAAGAAGCTGGACCTGATCCTGGCCCTGACCGTGGGCCTGGCGCTGCTGCTGGCGAGCGGCGCGCTGCTGGTGGTGGAAGCCGGCAAGGAATGGCGCGGCGCCAAGGACAGCCTGGCGGCGCAGGCCGAGATCGTGGGCCTGGCCAGCGAGGCGGCGCTGGCCTTCGGCGACACCAAGGTCGGCGAGCAGAACCTGCGCGTGTTGCAGGCGCTGCCGCAGGTGACGGCGGCGGCGCTGTACGACACGCAGGGACGCCAGTTCGCGCGCTTCCTCGCACCCGGCGCCGACGCAACCTCGCTGCCGCCAAGCGCGCCGCCGGTGGGCATGCAATTCGGCCTGCAGACCGCGAGCGTGGTGCGGCCGGTGCTGTCGAACGGCGAGGCCATCGGCCGCGTGTACGTCGCCGTGCGGCACGGCGTGCTGCAGGAAGTGGCCGCCTACCTGGGCCTGCTGGTCTTCACCGTGCTGGTCAGCATGTTCGGCGCGCTGCTGCTCGCGCGCCGGCTGCAGCATTCGCTGACCGACCCGATCCGGGAGGTGAGCGGCGTGGCCCGCACCGTGCTGGAAGAAGGCCGCTTCGACGTGCGCGCGCGCAAGCGCAGCGCCGACGAGGTGGGCCAGCTGGTGGACGCCTTCAACGCCATGCTGGACGAACTGGGCCTGCGCGCCCGCGTGCTGCAGGAGACCAACGAGGCGCTGCGTTCCAGCGATGCGCGCTACCAGCTGGCGGTGCGCGGCTCCAGCGCCGGCCTGTGGGACTGGGACATCGACGGCGGGGCGATGTTCTATTCGCCACGGCTGCGCGGCACGCTCGGCTACAGCGAGGACGAGTTCCCCGACGTGCCGGGCTCGCTGGCCGAGCGCATGCATCCCGAGGACCGGCCCGAGGTGGACGCCGCGCTGCAAGTCCACCTGGACCACGACGCGCCTTTCCAGGTGCAGTGCCGGCTGCGCGACCACGCCGGCCAGTGGCGCTGGTTCATGGTGGCCGGCATGGCCGCGCGCGACGACGCCGGGCGCGCCTACCGCATGGCCGGTTCGCTGATCGACATCTCGGAACGCAAGGCCTCCGAGCTGCTGCTGCAGCAGTCCAATCGCGCCAAGGACGCCTTCCTCGCCACGCTGGCGCACGAACTGCGCAACCCGCTGGCGCCACTGCGCACCGGCCTGCAGATCCTGAAGAACCCGCGCGCTGCGCCGGCCATGCAGCAGCGCACGCTGGGCATGATGGAGCGCCAGCTGACGCACATGGTGCGGCTGATCGATGACCTGCTGGACATCTCGCGCATCAACAGCGGCAAGATCCGGCTGGAGCTCGCACAGGCCTCGCTGCGCGCGGCGCTGCAGACCGCGCTGGAGCTGGCGCGGCCCGCCATCGACGCCGCGAGCCATGCGCTGCAGGTGGAACTGCCCGACCCCGACATCGCGCTGCAAGGCGACGAGACGCGGCTGGCCCAGGTCTTCGGCAACCTCCTGAACAACGCGGCGCGCTACACGCCGGCCGGTGGCAGCATCCGGGTGCGGGCCTGGCGCGAAGGCGAGAAAGCCTGCGTCGAGGTCCGCGACAACGGCGTCGGCATCCCGCCGGAAATGCTGGAACGCGTGTTCTCGCTCTTCACGCAGGTGGAAGGCAACACCGGCCGCGCTGCGGCAGGCGGACTGGGCATCGGCCTTTTCCTCGTGCGCACGCTGGTGGAAATGCATGGCGGCCACGTGACGGCAACGAGCGAAGGCAAGGGACTCGGTGCCACCTTCACGGTGCGGCTGCCCTGCCTGCCGCCGGCGGCCGCACCGGCGCCGGGCCACGACAGCGCGCCGGTGGTGCGTGCCGGCGAAGTCGCGACCCGCGTGCTGGTGGTGGACGACAACGTCGATGCCGCCGAGACATTGGCCGTGCTGCTGGAGATGCAGGGCGTGCAGGCGCGCCAGGCGCACTCCGGCCAGGCGGCGCTGGAGCGGGCGCGCGAGTTCCAGCCGGACGTCGTGCTGCTGGACATCGGCCTGCCGGACCTGGACGGCTATGACGTGGCGCGGCGCTTGCGCGCGGACACGGAGCTCGCGCCGCTCAAGCTGGTCGCCCTCACGGGCTGGGGCGGCGAGCAGGATCGCGAGCGGGCGCGCGAAGCAGGCTTCGACCATCACCTGACGAAGCCGGTGGACCCGGCGCTGCTGGAAGACCTGCTGCGGCGCCTCGCCTAG